The following are from one region of the Paenibacillus sp. KS-LC4 genome:
- a CDS encoding SDR family oxidoreductase — MVTTTATKTAVITGAAGGIGKELARRFVERKVNLVLVDLKLEALQQVVAELGLDDSNSLIVAADVSKEEDVENYVNKAVEKFGTIDYFANNAGIEGPSGLIEEQSVKALDLVYNVNVRGVFLGLHYVVPVMKKQKSGAILNTSSLAGLMGAPGMSPYIMSKHAVIGLTRVTANELAPLGIRVNAVLPGTINTRMMRQIEENFGNPEAFKKANEAATPMGRYGEPEEVAAVMNFLLSDEASFVTASLYTVDGGMIGQ; from the coding sequence ATGGTTACGACAACAGCAACGAAAACCGCAGTCATTACAGGCGCCGCCGGCGGCATTGGAAAAGAGCTTGCACGCCGTTTTGTAGAGCGTAAAGTTAATTTAGTTCTGGTAGATTTGAAGCTTGAAGCCTTGCAGCAGGTTGTTGCTGAGCTTGGCCTTGACGATTCCAACTCCCTAATCGTAGCAGCAGACGTCTCCAAAGAAGAGGATGTTGAAAACTACGTCAATAAAGCCGTTGAAAAATTCGGCACAATCGACTATTTCGCCAACAATGCAGGCATCGAAGGTCCATCTGGACTTATCGAGGAGCAAAGCGTGAAAGCACTCGACCTTGTATATAACGTAAACGTTCGCGGCGTATTCCTCGGCCTTCACTATGTTGTTCCTGTGATGAAAAAACAAAAATCCGGCGCGATTTTGAACACTTCCTCGCTGGCAGGCCTTATGGGCGCACCAGGCATGTCCCCATACATTATGTCCAAGCATGCCGTAATCGGTTTAACTCGCGTTACAGCTAATGAGCTTGCTCCGCTTGGCATTCGTGTCAACGCCGTGCTTCCAGGCACAATCAATACGCGGATGATGCGTCAAATTGAAGAAAACTTCGGTAATCCAGAAGCCTTCAAAAAAGCCAATGAAGCGGCAACACCTATGGGGCGTTACGGCGAGCCGGAAGAAGTGGCAGCGGTAATGAACTTCCTTCTTTCGGATGAAGCATCCTTCGTTACAGCATCGCTGTATACGGTCGATGGCGGTATGATCGGGCAATAA
- a CDS encoding ribose-phosphate pyrophosphokinase: MQKIKLFSGTSNRKLAEQVCSLLGQPLGDVTITRHPSGEIHVSYQESIRTCDVFIIQAMSHPVNEHLVELLVLIDAAKRASANKINLILPYYGYARQERKTAPREPISAKLVAEVLTTVGASRIVTIDLHAAPIQGFFEIPVDHLTALDLLIHHLKSKNIKNPVVVSPDAGRASTAEKLAGELDCPFAIMIKNRPAHNQTEITHIIGDVTGKTPIIIEDLIDTGNTIVHVVNALKQNGAENAYVCATHGLFSGGAHTLLASPNISEIVVTDTIATQEEHEAFGEKLVILPIAPIIASAVQIIIQGGSIDTQVNSGKA, from the coding sequence ATGCAAAAAATAAAGCTTTTTTCCGGCACCTCCAATCGCAAGCTCGCTGAGCAGGTTTGTTCTTTGCTCGGGCAGCCGCTTGGCGATGTGACCATTACCCGCCATCCAAGCGGGGAAATTCACGTTTCCTATCAGGAGTCGATCCGCACCTGTGACGTCTTCATCATTCAAGCGATGTCCCATCCGGTCAATGAGCATTTAGTGGAGCTGCTTGTGCTCATTGATGCTGCCAAGCGAGCTTCGGCTAATAAAATCAATTTGATTTTGCCCTATTATGGCTATGCCCGCCAAGAGCGAAAAACCGCTCCCCGCGAGCCCATTTCGGCGAAGCTGGTCGCCGAGGTGCTGACGACTGTAGGCGCGAGCCGCATCGTAACGATTGATCTGCATGCCGCTCCAATCCAAGGCTTTTTCGAAATTCCAGTTGACCATCTAACCGCCCTCGATCTTCTTATCCACCATTTAAAAAGCAAAAATATTAAAAATCCGGTCGTCGTTTCTCCCGATGCGGGACGCGCCTCAACAGCGGAAAAGCTGGCAGGCGAGCTGGATTGCCCGTTCGCGATTATGATCAAAAACCGCCCCGCTCACAATCAGACGGAAATCACGCATATTATTGGGGATGTCACGGGCAAAACGCCCATCATTATTGAGGATTTAATTGATACCGGAAATACAATTGTTCATGTCGTTAATGCCCTTAAGCAAAATGGCGCTGAGAATGCTTATGTATGCGCTACGCATGGGCTGTTTTCGGGAGGGGCTCACACCTTGCTGGCCTCGCCAAATATTAGCGAAATCGTCGTCACCGATACGATCGCCACGCAGGAAGAGCATGAGGCTTTTGGAGAAAAGCTTGTCATTTTACCAATAGCACCGATTATCGCTTCCGCCGTTCAAATTATTATTCAGGGCGGCTCCATTGATACACAGGTTAACTCAGGCAAGGCTTAA
- a CDS encoding ABC transporter substrate-binding protein — MFRPQAFYKIACLAMLALAVFLAGCANQETVEQVEDAAQTPVTRMINTSIGEIEIPAQPERIIVDWNIGHVLAVGVTPIGVPQSLLDYGEFMRKPLENTEDIGDHNQVSLEKMVALEPDLIITWNKDAYDSYSKIAPTVAFVPDEYASMEEEVTAMGEILNRQTEAEAWNEQFTRRAEAARKKSTGGRTDWLHLYNSRF; from the coding sequence ATGTTTAGACCACAAGCCTTTTACAAAATAGCATGCCTTGCTATGCTAGCACTTGCTGTATTCCTCGCCGGCTGCGCCAATCAGGAGACTGTTGAGCAGGTGGAGGATGCAGCCCAAACACCGGTAACTCGGATGATAAACACATCTATTGGAGAGATTGAAATCCCTGCTCAGCCCGAGCGAATTATTGTAGATTGGAATATCGGACATGTGCTTGCTGTAGGCGTCACTCCTATCGGAGTGCCTCAAAGCCTTCTCGATTATGGCGAGTTTATGCGCAAACCTCTCGAGAACACAGAGGATATCGGCGATCATAATCAGGTTTCACTTGAAAAAATGGTAGCGCTTGAGCCTGATCTCATTATTACGTGGAACAAGGATGCCTATGATTCCTATTCCAAAATCGCTCCGACTGTCGCTTTCGTGCCTGACGAATATGCCTCCATGGAGGAGGAAGTGACTGCTATGGGTGAAATTCTGAATCGCCAGACGGAGGCTGAAGCATGGAATGAGCAGTTTACCCGAAGAGCGGAAGCAGCACGCAAAAAAAGCACAGGCGGCCGTACCGACTGGCTCCACCTTTACAATAGCCGATTTTAA
- a CDS encoding TetR/AcrR family transcriptional regulator: MSELATEDQLDRRTRRTRQAMKAAFVSLILERGYEAVTILDVAKRADYNRGTFYKHFVGKEELLQEIRSEFLLGFAETLLVPYEGMDMVKAEDIYPSALQLFNHIEKNKDEFQALLSVDRSFGFELYDVLRESMRRDMHIIMHEGSPVLDYEILLSYQMSAAIGVILYWEETGFKYSTSYMADQLIGLVNRKMDKITFKNNRTSPSPTVSVYSSYNQ; encoded by the coding sequence ATGAGTGAATTGGCAACGGAGGATCAACTGGACCGAAGGACAAGAAGAACGCGTCAAGCGATGAAAGCTGCATTTGTGTCACTTATATTAGAGCGAGGATATGAGGCTGTCACCATCCTTGATGTGGCGAAGCGGGCGGATTACAATCGCGGCACTTTTTATAAGCATTTTGTAGGCAAGGAAGAGCTGCTGCAAGAAATACGAAGCGAATTTCTGCTGGGCTTTGCCGAAACCTTGCTCGTCCCTTACGAGGGGATGGATATGGTAAAGGCAGAAGATATTTATCCCTCGGCGCTGCAGCTGTTTAACCATATTGAGAAAAATAAAGATGAATTTCAAGCGCTGCTCTCAGTAGATCGCAGTTTTGGATTCGAGCTTTATGATGTGCTTCGGGAGTCGATGAGGCGCGATATGCACATTATTATGCATGAGGGAAGCCCCGTGCTGGATTATGAAATTTTGCTCAGCTACCAGATGTCAGCTGCAATAGGGGTTATTTTGTATTGGGAAGAAACGGGCTTTAAATACTCCACCTCCTACATGGCGGATCAGTTAATTGGACTGGTCAATCGCAAAATGGATAAAATCACCTTCAAAAATAATAGGACTTCTCCATCTCCTACGGTAAGTGTCTATTCCTCTTATAATCAGTGA
- a CDS encoding S-layer homology domain-containing protein has product MGKMGSRGWKGSIVWLVLLAVMVSLSVTSVNSKMAQAAAPVFKDISGHWAKESIEAAVKAGVLNGYPDQTFKPQNPITRAELLKVISLTTKVEAAAAPAGKPWYTGYQRALTDAKIYAAGDFTGDLGKAVTRVEMAKLAVRGANAEYRGAKLTADELMFRAVNTGLLSRTGAKAETIDPNGTTTRAQAAVIVTRLLKLAGGGKLSVDQGASSAAEVAWHKHNMITMFDQDDLVKFPHRVNIDKTYDVIIDQLLVLDPSDKNGHYAEYLKDAKLYLDDEKSEPGKGYVFAYKLIGKNLIVNPTIKVGVSSSFYMFNSGASGGVTLKREYYYNDGSMKERLGLFVNQSVLTFDRKDNSGHDFYFSHVSKNFIKTQIKEYGGVPIHLERYGSQLSNETQFYLTEVKDKWAAK; this is encoded by the coding sequence ATGGGGAAAATGGGATCGCGAGGGTGGAAGGGCTCTATTGTATGGCTAGTGCTGTTGGCTGTCATGGTTTCGTTGTCTGTAACGTCGGTAAATTCTAAAATGGCTCAGGCGGCTGCTCCTGTGTTTAAGGATATTTCAGGGCATTGGGCGAAGGAGTCGATTGAAGCCGCGGTGAAGGCGGGAGTTTTGAACGGGTATCCAGATCAAACGTTTAAGCCGCAAAATCCGATTACGCGCGCGGAGCTGCTTAAGGTTATTTCGCTAACGACGAAGGTAGAGGCTGCGGCTGCTCCTGCGGGCAAGCCATGGTACACAGGCTATCAAAGGGCGCTAACCGATGCGAAAATCTATGCTGCTGGCGATTTCACAGGCGATCTGGGCAAGGCGGTAACGCGCGTGGAAATGGCTAAGCTCGCCGTACGCGGAGCAAATGCTGAGTACCGCGGCGCAAAGCTGACGGCGGATGAGCTGATGTTCCGCGCCGTGAACACAGGCTTGCTGTCCCGCACAGGTGCCAAGGCGGAAACGATTGACCCAAATGGGACAACCACTCGGGCACAGGCAGCCGTTATTGTCACGCGCCTGCTGAAACTCGCGGGTGGCGGGAAGCTGTCGGTGGATCAGGGGGCTTCAAGTGCGGCGGAAGTTGCTTGGCATAAGCACAATATGATTACTATGTTTGACCAAGATGATTTAGTTAAATTTCCGCATAGAGTAAATATTGATAAAACGTATGATGTGATTATTGATCAATTGCTAGTTCTTGATCCGTCAGATAAAAATGGACATTATGCGGAGTATTTAAAGGACGCTAAATTATATTTGGATGACGAAAAATCTGAACCCGGCAAAGGATACGTGTTCGCCTATAAGCTAATAGGTAAAAATTTAATTGTTAATCCTACTATTAAGGTAGGGGTATCTAGTTCTTTTTACATGTTTAACTCTGGTGCGTCGGGCGGTGTGACATTAAAAAGAGAATATTATTACAATGATGGTTCTATGAAGGAACGTCTAGGTCTCTTTGTCAATCAATCCGTATTAACTTTTGACAGAAAAGATAATAGCGGCCACGACTTTTACTTTTCTCATGTAAGCAAAAACTTTATCAAAACGCAAATTAAGGAATATGGCGGAGTACCAATCCACCTTGAACGCTATGGCTCGCAATTGAGCAATGAGACACAATTCTATTTAACAGAGGTGAAAGATAAATGGGCAGCAAAATAA
- a CDS encoding S-layer homology domain-containing protein, translating to MKKNQFMLTVVVALAFNPVLQAQAAEARQRLNDMEGHWARFPVEQAVQSGYASGYADGTFRPNKPATRAELLAAVIKAQQLEVTNMDTPFLDDSGWYRPYMAAGLKLSLLKMTEYASEQFRPNQAITRGEAARLLVRAAGEDEAGRAKGYVYMSKQLGLMKGDAAGRIGMDRKLTRAEAIVVIHRLLTWQLAQSRVAGLAEQPAYATTGELKRLVLSLEGFSGDVMVSGHTVLLNTEGNGKPADYKLTLEYDSRKKATTIGLYAKPVVHKQLIIELLARYVGESAEVAYGDAVKLDAGQAKEARLLKTYKGKKIIMDKSEAGKSLAIMIYSN from the coding sequence ATGAAGAAAAATCAATTTATGTTAACGGTCGTTGTCGCGCTTGCCTTTAATCCGGTTTTGCAAGCCCAGGCGGCAGAAGCGAGGCAGCGGCTTAATGATATGGAGGGCCATTGGGCGCGTTTTCCTGTAGAGCAGGCGGTGCAGTCTGGTTATGCGAGCGGCTATGCGGACGGTACATTTCGACCGAATAAACCAGCTACTCGCGCAGAGCTGCTTGCCGCAGTTATAAAAGCACAGCAGCTTGAGGTGACCAATATGGATACGCCATTTCTGGATGATAGCGGTTGGTATCGCCCTTATATGGCAGCTGGATTAAAGCTTAGCTTATTGAAAATGACGGAATATGCTTCAGAGCAGTTTAGACCGAATCAAGCGATTACACGTGGAGAAGCGGCGAGGCTTCTCGTTCGGGCGGCGGGTGAGGACGAGGCAGGACGTGCAAAGGGCTATGTCTATATGTCCAAGCAGCTTGGCCTGATGAAGGGTGATGCCGCCGGCAGGATCGGGATGGACCGCAAGCTGACGCGTGCGGAAGCGATTGTGGTCATTCATCGTTTGTTGACTTGGCAGTTAGCACAGTCTCGCGTTGCGGGCTTGGCGGAGCAGCCAGCTTACGCAACGACTGGGGAGCTAAAGAGGTTGGTTTTGTCACTCGAAGGCTTCTCGGGCGATGTAATGGTTAGTGGGCACACGGTGCTGCTTAATACTGAAGGCAATGGAAAACCCGCCGATTACAAATTAACGTTAGAATATGACAGCAGGAAAAAAGCAACGACGATAGGGCTATATGCGAAGCCCGTTGTACATAAACAGTTGATAATAGAGCTATTGGCGCGTTATGTGGGGGAATCTGCGGAAGTGGCTTACGGGGATGCGGTCAAGCTGGATGCTGGACAAGCGAAGGAGGCTAGACTGCTGAAAACCTACAAGGGAAAGAAAATCATCATGGACAAAAGCGAGGCTGGGAAGAGCTTGGCTATTATGATTTACTCGAACTAA
- a CDS encoding SDR family NAD(P)-dependent oxidoreductase, with amino-acid sequence MRNNPIEVPTALITGANNGIGLELTRRLLREGWHVAALIRSDFAEEDEEVQAALHKGQLRVYKADLADFASLKQALKRMKEAESKLDVLFNNAGGSFSELTMTKQGREQHFDLQTVAPYAVFMELKELLKKGSYKTIVNTSTNSFKTLRSFDSQTLERPTEFKKLFGPYSTSKLALSLWTKELAPELAAEGLRIISVDPGGNNTIRKGNKSGLPFYIKPIMKLFFPHPSRGAALLYEAALGKDKLAAPGSYLVNGKAAELKFTDQSAKVLSLVSSIYEREFAKPQ; translated from the coding sequence ATGAGGAACAATCCAATAGAAGTACCAACCGCGCTCATTACAGGCGCTAACAATGGAATTGGACTTGAATTGACTCGCAGGCTGCTTAGGGAAGGCTGGCATGTCGCCGCGCTTATTCGTTCCGATTTTGCCGAGGAGGACGAGGAGGTGCAAGCTGCTCTGCATAAGGGCCAGCTCCGCGTTTATAAAGCCGATTTAGCTGATTTTGCAAGCTTGAAGCAGGCACTGAAGCGAATGAAAGAAGCAGAAAGCAAGCTTGATGTGCTTTTTAATAATGCTGGAGGAAGCTTTTCTGAGTTAACCATGACCAAGCAAGGGCGGGAGCAGCATTTTGATTTGCAGACGGTCGCGCCTTATGCCGTCTTTATGGAGCTGAAGGAGCTGCTCAAAAAAGGCAGCTATAAGACAATCGTTAATACATCGACCAACTCTTTCAAAACCTTGAGGAGCTTCGACTCGCAAACGCTGGAGCGTCCAACAGAATTTAAGAAGCTGTTCGGTCCTTACTCTACCTCCAAGCTCGCTCTCTCCTTGTGGACAAAGGAGCTGGCACCGGAGCTGGCAGCTGAAGGGCTTCGCATCATCAGCGTTGACCCAGGCGGCAATAACACGATTAGAAAAGGGAATAAGTCCGGCCTGCCTTTTTATATAAAGCCAATCATGAAGCTATTTTTCCCGCATCCGAGCAGAGGGGCCGCCCTGCTTTATGAAGCAGCACTCGGCAAGGATAAGCTTGCAGCGCCCGGCTCCTATCTCGTCAATGGCAAAGCTGCCGAGCTGAAATTCACAGATCAAAGCGCTAAAGTGCTAAGCCTCGTCAGCTCGATTTATGAGCGGGAGTTTGCGAAGCCCCAGTAA
- a CDS encoding MGMT family protein, whose protein sequence is MQPFTKRVVEIIKRIPSGAVMSYGQIAELAGSRRGARQVVRILHTQSHIHQLPWHRVVNAQGEIAIPSEEGNMEQRSRLEEEGVEVSVQGKLNLAKYRFNPAPADIMGTWDNLDPDDVDQMV, encoded by the coding sequence ATGCAGCCATTTACGAAAAGAGTCGTTGAAATTATCAAACGCATTCCCTCAGGTGCTGTTATGAGCTATGGGCAAATTGCCGAGCTTGCGGGAAGCCGCAGAGGGGCGCGTCAGGTTGTGCGGATTTTGCATACCCAAAGTCATATTCATCAATTGCCATGGCATCGGGTTGTCAATGCGCAGGGCGAAATCGCCATTCCGAGTGAAGAGGGAAATATGGAGCAGCGATCTCGCTTGGAGGAAGAGGGCGTCGAGGTCAGTGTGCAGGGTAAGCTGAATCTGGCAAAATATCGTTTTAATCCGGCGCCAGCGGACATAATGGGAACGTGGGATAACCTAGACCCGGACGATGTCGACCAGATGGTTTAA
- a CDS encoding MerR family transcriptional regulator, whose translation MAFTIKEIVKKTGITAYTLRFYEKEGVLPTVERNENGVRQFSEHYIDCVEMVQALRSTGLPLAEIKQYVELYKAGDQTLYLRKTLLARQKSKVEEQMARMMKTLEKINYKLALIDAQENKFDRLP comes from the coding sequence ATGGCATTTACCATTAAGGAAATTGTGAAAAAGACGGGCATTACCGCATACACGCTGCGTTTTTATGAGAAGGAAGGCGTATTGCCTACGGTTGAGCGTAATGAAAACGGGGTACGCCAATTCAGCGAGCACTACATTGATTGTGTGGAGATGGTGCAAGCCCTTCGTTCAACAGGTTTGCCGCTGGCAGAAATAAAACAATATGTTGAGTTATACAAGGCTGGAGATCAAACACTATACCTGAGAAAAACGTTGCTGGCTCGCCAGAAAAGCAAGGTGGAGGAACAAATGGCACGAATGATGAAAACGCTGGAGAAAATCAATTACAAGCTGGCGTTAATCGATGCCCAAGAAAATAAATTTGACAGATTACCCTAA
- a CDS encoding GNAT family N-acetyltransferase, with protein MGQSLRVEELTELNEHTLEELVGLIVEVVEDGASIGFLPPLSREEAKVYWQGVLEPGTLLWVAKEGERVVGTVQLQLAQKQNATHRGEIAKMMVQSQQRRKGIARLLMQQAEERAVAEGRSLLILDTQEGAPSNMLYQSLGFTEAGRIPKFARSGDGNLHATVLYYKEI; from the coding sequence ATGGGCCAATCATTGCGAGTGGAAGAGCTGACAGAACTGAATGAGCATACGTTAGAGGAGCTAGTCGGGCTTATTGTCGAGGTCGTAGAGGATGGAGCGTCGATCGGCTTTCTGCCACCCCTTAGCAGGGAGGAGGCCAAGGTCTATTGGCAGGGAGTATTGGAGCCGGGCACATTGCTATGGGTTGCCAAGGAGGGAGAGCGAGTGGTCGGTACCGTACAGCTTCAGCTGGCGCAAAAGCAAAATGCGACCCATCGTGGCGAAATCGCCAAAATGATGGTGCAGTCCCAGCAGCGGCGCAAAGGCATTGCCAGACTGCTGATGCAGCAAGCGGAGGAGCGGGCTGTTGCGGAGGGAAGAAGCCTGCTTATTTTGGATACGCAGGAGGGAGCGCCTTCTAATATGTTGTATCAGTCGCTCGGCTTTACTGAAGCGGGGCGTATTCCGAAATTCGCGCGTTCAGGCGATGGGAACCTACATGCCACGGTGTTGTATTATAAAGAAATATAA
- a CDS encoding HAD hydrolase-like protein: MYKHIIFDFDGTIADSAAAILTIYNEMAAQYRFKPVTEEEYKKLSKLTLHERFKTLGVPFYRFMLFRKISIEFKRKYNKHVASIPFCSGMQEVLSHLLQSGIKLSVITSNAANNVADFLHPHGIHALHDIRSSNGLFGKHKTIQSYLKENQLRPEDVIYVGDELRDIVASHKCGIKVVAVTWGLDPKELLISGKPSYLIDQPNELLHLIQSTSS, translated from the coding sequence ATGTACAAGCATATTATATTTGATTTTGACGGCACGATTGCCGACTCTGCTGCCGCTATTTTGACCATCTATAATGAAATGGCGGCGCAATATCGTTTTAAGCCTGTAACGGAAGAGGAATATAAAAAGCTGAGCAAGCTTACTTTGCACGAGCGTTTCAAGACGCTAGGCGTCCCCTTTTATCGGTTTATGCTATTTCGCAAAATCAGCATAGAGTTCAAACGGAAATACAATAAGCATGTTGCTTCCATTCCATTTTGCAGCGGGATGCAAGAGGTGTTGAGCCATTTGCTGCAAAGCGGCATAAAGCTATCGGTCATTACATCCAACGCCGCAAACAACGTAGCAGACTTTCTGCACCCTCACGGCATTCACGCCCTTCATGACATTCGCAGCTCCAACGGTCTGTTTGGCAAGCATAAGACCATTCAAAGCTATTTGAAAGAAAACCAGCTACGACCGGAGGATGTCATCTACGTCGGTGATGAGCTGCGGGATATCGTTGCCTCGCATAAATGCGGCATTAAGGTAGTCGCCGTCACTTGGGGACTCGATCCTAAGGAACTGCTGATATCCGGCAAGCCCAGTTATTTAATTGACCAGCCAAATGAGCTTTTGCATCTGATACAATCAACCTCTTCTTAA
- a CDS encoding endo-1,4-beta-xylanase, producing the protein MSNHQPYSFMKALKFLIILSLLLPLYWTKPVQAEETENTLLQLSDFEDGTVQQWVGRGGVEALAANAAAARSGAYGLAVSGRANTWHGPSLDVTSELEVGQTYEFIGWIKLPAGAANTNISMSLQRTLPAGTRYENIASGAVTASGWTKLQAAFKMLEPATQVAVYFEMPESATASFYMDDFRLERRPDLGPIVIEDDIPSLQDAFAGKFLLGSAFTNDELLTEPDKQLLSKHFNSVTPGNVLKWDSTEPQENVFNFTEADAAVAFGVQNGQQVRGHTLVWHAQTPDWVFRDANGNLVSKAVLYARMQNHIQTVMERYEGKIYAWDVVNEVIDASQSDGLRRSLWYQIAGEEYIEKAFEFAHAVDPTVKLFINDYNTHEPAKSQALYNLITRLQAKGVPIDGVGHQTHISLYYPTLAEIESSIIKFKALGLETHITELDISVYSDNSQSYETFPEELKTRQANLYKSLFQVFLRHTDTVTNVTLWGKDDGHTWLLTFPVARNNWPLLFDERLQSKPAYWSVLETVETPGGPLVPAAPSGLTATAGNGQVQLAWNAVAGATSYTVKRATTSGGPYTTLSTAVAGSGYNDIAVTNGTTYYYIIQAINSAGTGAASAEVAATPNGTTGPEQPSGSLAVAYRAGDTNAGDNQLKPQFIIKNNGIAPVAMNGLTIRYWYTIDGEKQQSFFSDYAQIGNNNVAGSFVKLSTPRTGADHYVELSFSAGAGSIPAGGTSGEIHTRIHKNDWTNFNETDDYSFNPLRITYADYTKVTLYQNGNLVWGTEPS; encoded by the coding sequence ATGAGCAATCATCAGCCTTACTCATTTATGAAAGCGCTTAAATTTCTAATTATCCTAAGTTTATTGCTTCCCCTCTATTGGACCAAGCCTGTGCAAGCGGAGGAAACGGAAAATACCCTGCTCCAGTTGAGCGATTTCGAGGATGGCACGGTGCAGCAATGGGTTGGCCGCGGCGGTGTGGAGGCTTTGGCTGCGAATGCCGCAGCAGCGCGCAGCGGAGCCTATGGCTTGGCTGTAAGCGGACGAGCAAACACTTGGCATGGACCTTCTCTGGATGTGACAAGCGAGCTTGAGGTTGGGCAAACGTATGAGTTTATTGGTTGGATCAAGCTGCCTGCTGGAGCAGCAAACACCAATATTTCAATGTCGCTTCAGCGCACACTGCCAGCGGGTACCCGCTATGAAAATATTGCATCTGGAGCAGTCACAGCGAGCGGCTGGACGAAGCTGCAGGCGGCATTCAAAATGCTTGAGCCGGCCACACAGGTAGCGGTTTATTTCGAGATGCCGGAAAGTGCAACCGCCTCCTTCTATATGGATGATTTCCGGCTTGAGCGGCGACCGGATCTCGGCCCTATCGTTATTGAAGACGATATCCCTTCGCTTCAAGATGCTTTTGCTGGCAAGTTTCTGCTTGGCTCGGCCTTTACGAATGATGAGCTGTTGACCGAGCCGGACAAACAGCTTCTGAGCAAGCATTTTAACAGCGTAACGCCTGGCAATGTGCTGAAGTGGGACAGCACAGAGCCGCAGGAGAACGTATTTAATTTTACGGAGGCAGATGCCGCTGTAGCCTTCGGTGTGCAAAATGGCCAGCAGGTGCGGGGACATACGCTAGTCTGGCATGCGCAAACGCCGGATTGGGTGTTCCGGGACGCGAACGGCAATCTGGTCAGCAAAGCGGTGCTGTATGCACGCATGCAAAATCATATTCAGACGGTAATGGAACGATATGAAGGCAAAATATATGCATGGGATGTAGTGAATGAGGTCATTGATGCATCGCAATCAGATGGCTTGCGCCGCAGCCTGTGGTATCAAATTGCCGGTGAAGAATATATTGAAAAAGCATTCGAGTTCGCCCATGCGGTAGACCCGACTGTTAAGCTGTTCATCAACGATTACAATACGCATGAACCGGCAAAAAGTCAGGCGCTGTACAATTTAATTACACGCTTGCAGGCTAAGGGCGTTCCGATTGACGGCGTCGGCCACCAGACACATATCAGTCTTTATTATCCGACGCTTGCAGAAATAGAAAGCTCCATCATCAAATTCAAAGCGCTGGGACTGGAGACGCATATTACCGAGCTCGATATTAGCGTTTATTCGGATAATTCACAATCCTATGAGACCTTTCCGGAGGAACTGAAAACACGTCAAGCTAATTTGTATAAGTCGCTGTTCCAGGTGTTTTTGCGGCATACGGACACAGTGACGAATGTGACCTTATGGGGCAAGGATGACGGGCACACGTGGCTGCTCACCTTCCCGGTAGCCCGCAACAATTGGCCGCTCCTATTCGATGAGCGCTTGCAGTCCAAGCCCGCCTATTGGTCGGTGCTGGAAACGGTCGAGACGCCAGGGGGGCCGCTCGTTCCTGCTGCGCCGTCCGGCTTAACAGCAACAGCTGGCAATGGGCAGGTTCAGCTTGCATGGAATGCGGTAGCTGGCGCGACCTCGTATACGGTGAAGCGGGCGACGACGAGCGGCGGGCCATATACGACGCTGTCTACTGCTGTAGCTGGCAGCGGATATAATGACATAGCCGTTACGAACGGAACGACCTATTATTATATCATTCAAGCGATCAACAGTGCGGGCACAGGAGCAGCCTCAGCCGAGGTCGCCGCCACACCGAATGGTACAACCGGTCCAGAGCAGCCGTCTGGTTCATTAGCGGTAGCTTACCGAGCCGGTGATACCAATGCCGGGGATAACCAATTGAAGCCGCAGTTTATAATAAAAAATAACGGGATCGCACCCGTCGCAATGAACGGACTTACTATTCGCTACTGGTACACGATAGACGGAGAAAAACAGCAAAGCTTCTTCAGCGATTATGCCCAAATCGGCAATAATAATGTGGCGGGCAGCTTCGTCAAGCTGAGCACGCCGCGGACGGGCGCCGATCATTATGTGGAGCTGTCCTTTAGCGCTGGCGCTGGCAGCATTCCGGCGGGGGGAACGTCCGGCGAAATTCATACGCGTATTCATAAGAACGATTGGACGAACTTCAACGAGACGGATGATTATTCCTTTAACCCGCTGCGAATCACTTATGCAGATTATACAAAGGTCACCTTGTACCAAAACGGAAATTTAGTGTGGGGCACGGAACCTAGCTAA